The DNA region AGATAACTTGCCCATTTTTCCCGTTCAGCGGGGCCGAAACGGTTTTCGCTGGTGTCGGTAAATTCGAGCAGGGTGACACGATCATCGCGAGACAACACCACCATGGCCTCTCCCAGAGGCTGTTGATCGAGTTCTACCCGGACAGCCAGAGGCACATCAAAGAAATGCTCCTCGAAATCCGCCGGAAGACCTTTGGCCTGCGCCAGTAGACTTCGCGGTGTCGTACCGGCGGAAGAAACGGGAGCCGCGGCTGCACTGGCGCAAAACAACAGCGCAAGCGCAGCCGCGATGGGGGTCATCGGGAACATGAACTCTTACTCTGATTACGATCAAGTTGAAGTCCGACGGGACAAACAATGCTGTTTGCCCTGTCGGTTTGCGCGACTTTGAAAGTTAGCGCGAGCCGCCCACGGGAGGGACAGCGTCGAAGGTCATTGCCACGACACCGGTGTAGTCGCCCGGCTGGAAGGTCGTACCTACCGCACTGATTTTCAGCGGTGCGCGGAAGTTCACGTCAGACTCGGCTTCACCTACAACCAGTTGCGGGGTCAAGTTGAGTTCCTTGTTATTGAGCTCGACTTTCAAATCAATGGTATCGGAGCCAGAAATCAGTTTTGGCGCGCTTTCCAGGCTGGCGTGAACCGAACCGTTGTTGTTGCGCACATCGAAGAACCCATTAACCTCTCTCATTTTGCCGCTGCTCGGCTGAAAGCTCATGTCCTGATCCTTGTTAACCAGGTCAGGGTCAGTCGGCACCACGTAGAAACCGTTAGTCGGCACGTGGGCGACGATGTTGATGGAGTGAGCAGCTTCACCTGCGGCAAATGCCCCGGAGGAACCCAGCGCCAAAATAGCCAATGGGGCAGCGATTGCGATTTTCTTGAACATTGTTAAGTACCTGTTTTCTTTATGGAATCGGTTCATTGAAAGTTAAAAACTGCTTACCCGCAACAGGTCGCTTTGTTTGAACTTCCAACGCCGAAACATCTTCGACTTCTTGTTCCGGAAAGTAAGCAGGCAACTTCCCATGAGCGCGTAGTTAAACAACCTCATGAGCAGAAGGAAAAAGAAACAAAAAACTCAAATACCAAATAGTGGCTGTAAGTTACAGCCTACATACAGTTTTACTAAAAAAACCATACAGCGGCTTCGCCTAGACAACAATGGACTTGCAGGATTTTTAGAGCATAAGTTCAACTATTATTAGAGCAACAGCTTTAACTATTAAACAATTCCTGTATCGGCGACAAAATCAGCTTATGTACGGTGATATTTCCTGGTGATTTGCATCATTGACCGCGCCGACCGCCCGTCGGCACCGATCAGCCCCTTGTAAAAAACGTCTTGCCCTGCGCTTAAGATATATCTTAAGTTGTATCTAAATACGACGAGAGCAGCGAAAAATGAGAGACCATCATTCCCAACACCGCGACCATAACGACGGCCGCGACGGCTTCGAAAAACGCCCAGGCCCCGGCCGCGAACGGGGTGGCCGAGGCCCGCGGGTTTTCGCCCCAGGCGATCTGAAACTGCTGCTGCTGGCGCTGATCGCCGAGCAGCCGTGCCACGGCTATGACCTGATCCGCCAGATCGAAAGCATGTTCGACGGCGCCTACAGCCCCAGCCCCGGTGTGATCTACCCGACCCTGACCTTCCTTGAAGAAAGCGAGATGATCCTGGGCGACGCCGAGGGCGGGAAAAAACGCTATAGCATCACCGACGCCGGACGTCTGTCGTTAAGCGAACAGGCGATCGCACTGGATGGTGTGCGGATGCGCATCGAAGTCAGCAAGCGCTCATTGCGCGGCCATGACCGCCCCGCCGAGATTCACGAAGCAGTGCACAACTTGCGTCATGCCCTGCAGATGCATCACGGCCGCTGGAGCCCGGAAGAAATCCTGCGAGTGCGCGACCTGCTTAACAACACCGCCAAAGCCATCGTCGATGGCCCTGTCGTTCAACCCGCTCAGGAGCAAGCCGAATGACTGA from Pseudomonas sp. ACM7 includes:
- a CDS encoding PadR family transcriptional regulator, with the translated sequence MRDHHSQHRDHNDGRDGFEKRPGPGRERGGRGPRVFAPGDLKLLLLALIAEQPCHGYDLIRQIESMFDGAYSPSPGVIYPTLTFLEESEMILGDAEGGKKRYSITDAGRLSLSEQAIALDGVRMRIEVSKRSLRGHDRPAEIHEAVHNLRHALQMHHGRWSPEEILRVRDLLNNTAKAIVDGPVVQPAQEQAE
- a CDS encoding CS1 type fimbrial major subunit, which translates into the protein MFKKIAIAAPLAILALGSSGAFAAGEAAHSINIVAHVPTNGFYVVPTDPDLVNKDQDMSFQPSSGKMREVNGFFDVRNNNGSVHASLESAPKLISGSDTIDLKVELNNKELNLTPQLVVGEAESDVNFRAPLKISAVGTTFQPGDYTGVVAMTFDAVPPVGGSR